The Humulus lupulus chromosome 3, drHumLupu1.1, whole genome shotgun sequence genome window below encodes:
- the LOC133822570 gene encoding cell division control protein 2 homolog — MDQYEKVEKIGEGTYGVVYKARDRVTNETIALKKIRLEQEDEGVPSTAIREISLLKEMQHGNIVRLQDVVHSEKRLYLVFEYLDLDLKKHMDSSPDFGKDLHQIKMFLYQILRGIAYCHSHRVLHRDLKPQNLLIDRRTNALKLADFGLARAFGIPVRTFTHEVVTLWYRAPEILLGSRQYSTPVDVWSVGCIYAEMVNQRPLFPGDSEIDELFKIFRILGTPNEDTWPGVCSLPDFKSAFPKWPSKDLATVVPNIGSAGVDLLSKMLCMDPSKRITARSALEHEYFKDISLVP; from the exons ATGGACCAG tACGAAAAAGTTGAGAAGATTGGTGAAGGAACCTATGGTGTGGTTTACAAGGCCCGTGATCGTGTTACTAATGAAACTATAGCTTTGAAGAAGATTCGTCTGGAGCAAGAAGACGAAGGAGTGCCAAGTACAGCTATACGAGAGATTTCTCTCTTGAAAGAAATGCAGCATGGGAACATTGTCAG GTTACAGGATGTAGTACACAGTGAGAAGCGTTTGTATTTGGTTTTTGAATACCTGGACTTGGATTTAAAGAAGCACATGGATTCTTCTCCAGACTTCGGAAAAGATCTACACCAGATAAAA ATGTTTCTTTATCAAATTCTCCGTGGCATTGCTTATTGTCATTCTCATAGAGTTCTTCATCGAGATCTAAAGCCCCAGAATTTATTGATAGATCGCCGCACCAATGCACTAAAGCTTGCAGATTTTGGACTGGCCAGAGCATTTGGTATTCCAGTCAGGACCTTTACTCACGAG GTGGTGACCCTCTGGTACAGAGCACCAGAAATATTGCTTGGATCTCGTCAATACTCTACCCCTGTTGATGTGTGGTCAGTGGGATGTATATATGCTGAGATGGTGAATCAACGACCTTTATTTCCTGGTGACTCTGAAATTGATGAGTTGTTCAAGATATTCAG AATCTTGGGTACTCCAAATGAAGATACATGGCCTGGTGTCTGTTCTTTGCCTGATTTTAAATCTGCATTTCCTAAGTGGCCTTCAAAG GACTTGGCAACTGTTGTTCCAAATATTGGGTCAGCTGGTGTCGATCTTCTTTCT AAAATGCTTTGCATGGATCCCAGCAAAAGAATTACAGCAAGGAGTGCTCTCGAGCATGAATACTTCAAAGATATTTCATTGGTGCCCTGA